A genome region from Sulfurovum sp. TSL6 includes the following:
- a CDS encoding helix-turn-helix transcriptional regulator, with protein sequence MKTLVQIAKIFSDANRLDIFALIIRNGDLCVCEICDTLNLSQPLVSRHLKNMREAGILESKQEGRWMVYSLTPQPNTFLLCWIEEVRKHMDSLPKLIGCSKR encoded by the coding sequence ATGAAAACATTAGTTCAAATAGCAAAAATATTCAGTGACGCCAACCGGCTCGATATTTTCGCTCTTATTATTCGTAATGGAGACCTGTGTGTCTGCGAAATATGTGATACACTAAACCTTTCTCAACCACTAGTATCTCGTCATCTAAAGAATATGCGAGAGGCGGGGATACTCGAGAGCAAGCAGGAAGGCCGGTGGATGGTGTATTCATTGACACCCCAACCAAATACATTTTTGCTTTGCTGGATCGAAGAGGTTAGAAAACATATGGACTCCTTA